Proteins from one Pseudomonas sp. KBS0710 genomic window:
- a CDS encoding protein-glutamate O-methyltransferase CheR, whose amino-acid sequence MERSFLDKSSDIELRLLIEAIYLKYSYDFRDYSGASVKRRVAHALRQFDCATISALQERVLHDPSAFMQLLQFLTIPVSEMFRDPSHFLAIRREVVPLLKTYPSIKIWIAGCSTGEEVYSMAILLREEGLLERTIIYATDINPASLDKAKQGIFSLENVRAYTANYQQAGGQRSFADYYTAAYDYAIFDKTLRENVTFADHSLATDSVFSETQLISCRNVLIYFNKKLQDRAFGLFHESLCHRGFLVLGSKETLDFSAYSKQFEPLVKQERIYRKS is encoded by the coding sequence GTGGAGCGAAGTTTTTTGGATAAAAGCAGCGATATTGAGCTGCGCCTGCTGATCGAGGCGATTTACCTCAAGTACAGCTATGACTTTCGCGACTATTCCGGTGCGTCGGTCAAACGGCGTGTGGCGCATGCCTTGCGCCAGTTCGACTGCGCCACCATTTCGGCGTTGCAGGAACGTGTGCTGCACGACCCGTCGGCGTTTATGCAGCTATTGCAATTTCTGACAATCCCGGTGAGCGAGATGTTTCGCGACCCGTCGCACTTTCTGGCGATCCGCCGGGAAGTGGTGCCGCTGCTCAAGACCTACCCATCGATCAAAATCTGGATTGCCGGCTGCAGCACGGGCGAGGAGGTGTACTCCATGGCCATCCTGCTGCGTGAGGAGGGCTTGCTTGAGCGCACTATCATCTACGCCACGGACATCAACCCGGCGTCCCTGGACAAAGCCAAGCAAGGGATTTTCTCCCTGGAGAACGTGCGTGCGTACACCGCCAATTATCAGCAGGCCGGTGGCCAACGTTCATTTGCCGACTACTACACAGCGGCTTACGATTACGCGATCTTCGACAAGACCTTGCGTGAGAACGTGACGTTTGCCGACCATAGCCTGGCAACGGACAGCGTATTCTCAGAAACTCAATTAATTTCATGTCGTAATGTATTGATTTACTTCAATAAAAAACTTCAGGATCGAGCGTTTGGGTTGTTTCATGAGTCGCTGTGTCATCGCGGCTTCCTGGTGCTTGGCAGTAAGGAAACCCTGGATTTTTCCGCCTACAGCAAGCAATTCGAACCCTTGGTCAAACAGGAACGGATCTACCGAAAATCATGA
- a CDS encoding response regulator, which yields MSAAPSTILVVEDDAIVRMLIVDVLEELEFSVLEAADAEEALEIVKNTTQRIHLMMTDVGLPDMNGKQLATKARELRPSLPILFASGYADNIEVPPGMQVIAKPFSIDQLRAKVKSMLPAV from the coding sequence ATGTCCGCTGCCCCCTCCACTATCCTTGTAGTCGAAGACGACGCCATCGTGCGCATGCTGATCGTCGATGTACTCGAAGAGTTGGAGTTCTCGGTGCTTGAGGCTGCCGACGCCGAAGAGGCCCTTGAAATTGTTAAAAATACCACTCAGCGCATCCACCTGATGATGACCGATGTGGGCCTGCCCGACATGAACGGCAAGCAGTTGGCGACCAAAGCACGCGAACTGCGTCCTAGCCTGCCGATCCTGTTCGCCAGCGGCTATGCTGACAACATCGAAGTACCCCCAGGTATGCAGGTAATTGCCAAGCCGTTCTCCATTGATCAACTGCGTGCCAAGGTCAAATCGATGTTGCCCGCCGTTTGA
- a CDS encoding response regulator, whose amino-acid sequence MTPASSVDEKSFRTLLSRNVALPLGVGVLSAVFFVCLITYLLSVIQWVEHTDRVINNLNESSKLTVDLETGLRGFLITGDEHFLDPYEVAKPRIIGDLRNLQELVADNPQQVDRLKRLESMQYEWNKYAQSMIDLQRSSGDYRAAVKAGRGKSLTDAIRNEYADAVAMEQAFRVSRNADVTRTTIISVTLYLAFVLGLSGFLAYIGRKNLIALSNSYSANLASQQKIARRLEQQAWLRNGQTELAEQVLGQLTLNMLGRNILQFFAQYMGSAVAALYVREEHGGLKRVATYGFSREQEQKEQAIYSDEGIVGQAAQLDRLIRLDDVPVDYFKVSSGLGEGSTRSVLVVPTSDDDRVNGVIELGFLRPLDERDVELLELIAGNIGTSIEAARYRQRLQEVLAETQQLNEELQVQQEELKTANEELEEQSRILKESQAHLETQQAELEQTNEQLAEQTQTLAEQRDAMDRKNVQLNQAQLELEDRADELQRSSKYKSEFLANMSHELRTPLNSSLILAKLLAENPQENLSAEQVKFAESIYSAGNDLLNLINDILDISKVEAGKLEMRPENSSVARLVDGLRGMFEPLAADRKLGFQVDIQADAPPMLFTDRQRLEQILKNLLSNAVKFTEAGDVSLSVSRAPGEGVAFTVRDSGIGIAPDQQESIFEAFRQADGTTNRRYGGTGLGLSISRDLATLLGGYISVTSEPGKGSVFTLVLPEQYVEREEGAAPVEAPRQVVAAPAPKPIAVSPLPVADAKQIPRFADDRDKAPFATRCILVVEDEPNFARILFDLAHELGYHCLVAHGADEGYSLAEEYIPDAILLDMRLPDHSGLTVLQRLKEHANTRHIPVHVISVEDRVEAAMHMGAIGYAVKPTTREELKDVFARLEAKLTQKVKRVLLVEDDDLQRDSIARLIGDDDIEITDVGYAQAALDLLRTNIYDCMIIDLKLPDMLGNELLKRMATEDICSFPPVIVYTGRNLTRDEEAELRKYSRSIIIKGARSPERLLDEVTLFLHKVESQLSHDRQKMLKTARSRDKVFEGRKILLVDDDVRNIFALTSALEHKGAVVVIGRNGREAIDKLNEVDDIDLVLMDVMMPEMDGYEATALIRQDPRWKKLPIIAVTAKAMKDDQERCLAAGSNDYLAKPIDLDRLFSLIRVWLPKMERI is encoded by the coding sequence ATGACTCCCGCGTCGTCCGTCGATGAAAAGAGCTTCCGTACCCTGCTGAGCCGAAACGTGGCGTTGCCGTTGGGCGTTGGCGTACTCAGCGCGGTGTTTTTCGTCTGCCTGATCACTTATTTGTTGTCGGTGATTCAGTGGGTGGAGCACACCGACCGGGTCATCAATAACCTCAATGAGTCGTCCAAGCTGACGGTGGACCTGGAAACCGGCTTGCGCGGCTTCCTGATCACCGGCGACGAGCATTTCCTCGACCCTTACGAAGTGGCCAAGCCGCGGATCATTGGTGATTTGCGCAACCTGCAGGAGCTGGTGGCGGACAATCCGCAGCAGGTTGATCGCCTCAAGCGCCTGGAGTCGATGCAGTACGAGTGGAACAAGTACGCCCAGTCGATGATCGACTTGCAGCGCAGCAGCGGTGACTACCGTGCGGCGGTGAAGGCCGGCCGGGGCAAGAGCTTGACCGACGCGATTCGCAACGAATACGCGGATGCGGTGGCGATGGAGCAAGCGTTCCGCGTATCGCGCAATGCCGACGTGACCCGCACAACGATTATCAGTGTGACCTTGTACCTGGCCTTTGTGCTTGGGTTGAGCGGTTTTCTGGCTTATATAGGCAGAAAAAATTTAATCGCACTTTCAAATAGTTACAGTGCAAACCTCGCGTCACAACAGAAGATCGCGCGGCGCCTGGAACAACAGGCCTGGCTGCGTAACGGCCAGACCGAATTGGCCGAACAGGTGCTCGGCCAACTGACCCTGAACATGCTCGGGCGCAATATCCTGCAGTTCTTTGCCCAATACATGGGCTCGGCGGTCGCGGCGTTATACGTGCGCGAAGAGCACGGCGGCCTCAAGCGTGTGGCCACCTACGGTTTCTCCCGTGAGCAGGAGCAAAAAGAGCAGGCGATCTACAGCGACGAGGGCATCGTCGGGCAGGCCGCCCAGCTTGATCGCCTGATTCGTCTGGACGATGTGCCGGTGGATTACTTCAAGGTCAGTTCCGGCCTGGGCGAAGGTTCGACCCGCAGCGTGCTGGTGGTACCGACCAGCGACGATGATCGCGTCAACGGCGTGATCGAACTCGGCTTCCTGCGCCCGTTGGATGAGCGTGACGTCGAGCTGTTGGAGCTGATTGCCGGCAATATCGGCACTTCCATCGAAGCCGCCCGCTATCGCCAGCGCCTGCAGGAAGTGCTGGCCGAAACCCAGCAGCTCAACGAAGAGCTGCAAGTGCAGCAGGAAGAACTCAAGACCGCCAACGAAGAGCTCGAAGAGCAGTCGCGTATCCTCAAGGAGTCCCAGGCCCACCTGGAAACCCAGCAGGCGGAGCTTGAGCAAACCAACGAGCAACTGGCCGAGCAGACCCAGACCCTGGCCGAACAGCGCGACGCCATGGACCGCAAGAACGTTCAGCTGAACCAGGCCCAGCTGGAGCTGGAAGACCGCGCCGATGAGCTGCAGCGCTCCAGCAAGTACAAGTCCGAATTCCTCGCCAACATGTCCCATGAGCTGCGCACGCCGCTCAACAGCTCGTTGATCCTGGCCAAGTTGCTGGCCGAGAACCCCCAGGAAAACCTCAGCGCCGAACAGGTCAAGTTTGCCGAGTCGATCTATTCGGCGGGCAATGACCTGCTGAACCTGATCAACGACATCCTGGATATTTCCAAGGTCGAAGCCGGCAAGCTGGAGATGCGCCCGGAAAACTCCAGCGTGGCACGCCTGGTCGATGGCCTGCGCGGGATGTTCGAGCCGCTGGCGGCTGACCGCAAGCTGGGCTTCCAGGTGGACATTCAAGCGGATGCGCCGCCGATGCTGTTCACCGACCGCCAGCGCCTGGAGCAGATCCTCAAGAACCTGCTGTCCAACGCGGTCAAGTTCACCGAGGCCGGTGATGTCAGCCTGTCGGTTTCCCGTGCGCCAGGCGAGGGCGTAGCCTTTACCGTGCGCGATTCGGGCATTGGCATCGCGCCGGACCAGCAGGAAAGCATCTTCGAAGCCTTCCGCCAGGCCGATGGCACCACCAACCGCCGTTACGGCGGCACGGGCCTGGGCCTGTCGATCTCCCGTGACCTGGCGACCTTGCTCGGCGGCTACATCAGCGTGACCAGCGAGCCGGGCAAGGGCAGCGTGTTCACCCTGGTGCTGCCGGAGCAGTATGTAGAACGTGAGGAGGGCGCCGCGCCAGTCGAGGCGCCACGCCAAGTGGTGGCGGCGCCTGCACCCAAGCCGATAGCGGTCTCGCCGTTGCCGGTGGCCGATGCCAAACAGATCCCGCGCTTTGCCGATGACCGTGACAAGGCGCCGTTCGCCACCCGCTGCATCCTGGTGGTGGAAGATGAACCCAATTTTGCCCGCATCCTCTTCGACCTCGCCCACGAACTGGGCTACCACTGCCTGGTCGCCCACGGCGCAGACGAAGGCTATAGCCTGGCCGAGGAGTACATCCCGGACGCGATCCTGCTGGACATGCGCCTGCCTGACCACTCCGGGCTGACCGTGCTGCAACGCCTCAAGGAACACGCCAATACCCGTCACATTCCGGTGCATGTGATCTCCGTCGAAGACCGCGTCGAAGCGGCCATGCACATGGGCGCCATCGGTTATGCGGTGAAGCCGACCACCCGCGAAGAGCTCAAGGACGTGTTTGCGCGCCTGGAGGCCAAGCTGACCCAAAAGGTCAAGCGCGTGCTGCTGGTGGAAGACGATGACCTGCAGCGCGACAGCATTGCCCGCCTGATCGGCGACGATGACATCGAAATCACCGACGTCGGCTACGCCCAGGCCGCGCTGGACCTGCTGCGTACCAACATCTACGACTGCATGATCATCGACTTGAAGTTGCCGGACATGCTCGGCAATGAGCTGCTCAAGCGCATGGCCACCGAGGATATCTGCTCGTTCCCGCCGGTGATCGTCTACACCGGGCGCAACCTGACCCGCGACGAAGAGGCCGAGCTGCGCAAGTACTCGCGCTCGATCATCATCAAAGGCGCGCGCTCACCTGAACGCTTGCTGGACGAAGTGACACTGTTTCTGCACAAAGTCGAATCCCAGCTGTCCCATGACCGCCAGAAGATGCTCAAGACCGCCCGCAGCCGCGACAAGGTCTTCGAGGGGCGCAAGATCCTGTTGGTGGACGACGATGTGCGCAACATCTTCGCCCTGACCAGCGCCCTGGAGCACAAAGGCGCCGTGGTGGTGATCGGCCGTAACGGCCGTGAAGCCATCGACAAACTCAATGAAGTCGACGATATCGATCTGGTGCTGATGGACGTGATGATGCCGGAGATGGACGGCTATGAAGCGACAGCCTTGATCCGCCAGGACCCGCGCTGGAAGAAACTGCCGATTATTGCGGTGACGGCCAAGGCCATGAAGGACGATCAGGAACGCTGCCTGGCGGCGGGCTCCAATGATTACCTGGCCAAGCCAATCGATCTGGACCGGCTGTTCTCGCTGATTCGCGTTTGGCTACCGAAGATGGAACGCATTTAA
- a CDS encoding chemotaxis protein CheB has product MSSAATHPPRGIEAIVVGASAGGVEALLSIFGGLPDTFGLPIIAVLHLPDERRSQLAEVFARRLSIPVHEARDKEMIAPGTLYFAGPGYHLSVENDRSLSMSQEDRVHHSRPAIDYLFASAADAYGKGLLAILLTGANQDGARGLAHVKQSGGTTVVQDPSEARIAVMPLAALALHTPDHILTLSQIGSLLASLESSPC; this is encoded by the coding sequence ATGAGTAGCGCCGCAACACACCCGCCGCGCGGGATTGAAGCCATCGTCGTCGGCGCCTCCGCCGGCGGCGTTGAGGCGTTGCTGAGTATTTTTGGCGGGTTGCCGGACACATTCGGTTTGCCGATCATTGCGGTATTGCACCTGCCGGACGAGCGCCGCAGCCAATTGGCCGAAGTCTTTGCGCGGCGCTTGAGCATTCCGGTGCATGAAGCGCGCGACAAGGAAATGATTGCGCCAGGCACCCTGTACTTTGCCGGCCCCGGTTATCACCTGTCGGTGGAAAACGATCGCAGCCTGTCGATGAGCCAGGAAGACCGCGTGCACCATTCCCGGCCCGCCATCGATTACCTGTTCGCCTCGGCTGCCGATGCCTATGGCAAGGGCCTGCTGGCGATCCTGCTGACCGGCGCCAACCAGGACGGCGCGCGTGGCCTTGCCCATGTCAAGCAATCGGGTGGCACCACCGTCGTCCAAGACCCCTCAGAAGCACGCATTGCCGTGATGCCCCTGGCGGCGCTGGCCTTGCACACACCTGATCATATTCTCACCTTGAGCCAGATTGGCTCACTGCTGGCTTCCCTGGAATCTTCCCCATGTTAA
- a CDS encoding response regulator yields MSEDAQDVVLIVEDDESIMFVLGEYLAGLGYRVLKAIDGEQAFEILATKPHLDLMVTDYRLPGGISGVQIAEPAIKLRPELKVIFISGYPQEILDCNSPITRNAPILAKPFDLDTLQEHIQRLLA; encoded by the coding sequence ATGAGTGAAGATGCACAAGATGTCGTACTGATCGTCGAAGACGACGAATCCATTATGTTCGTGCTCGGCGAATACCTGGCAGGCCTGGGCTACCGGGTGCTGAAGGCGATCGATGGGGAGCAGGCCTTCGAGATTCTCGCCACCAAGCCGCACCTGGACCTGATGGTGACGGATTACCGCCTGCCGGGCGGGATTTCCGGGGTGCAGATCGCTGAGCCTGCGATCAAGCTGCGACCTGAATTGAAAGTGATCTTTATCAGCGGTTACCCGCAGGAAATACTCGACTGCAACAGCCCGATCACGCGCAATGCGCCGATCCTGGCCAAGCCGTTTGATCTGGATACCTTGCAAGAGCATATCCAGCGCCTGTTGGCCTGA
- a CDS encoding ATP-binding protein, with product MTGLTPVSERAIILAPLGRDGSLALMMLNEAGYTGMVAANLTELCQALEQGAGMLVIAAEALRGVDMEPLLHYLHEQPAWSDLPIVLMTHHGGSEQNGSSHLSGLLGNVTFLERPFHPVTLISLVSAALRGRRRQYEARDRLVDLSESERRLQSTLETLEQQVEERTAQLRNNEEALRQSQKMEAVGQLTGGIAHDFNNMLTGIIGSLELLRRRVARGKLDDLDSLIDLGVTSANRAAGLTHRLLAFSRRQSLDSKPVEINQLVSSMGELLQRSINESIALDMRLTDELWTAEADPNQLESALLNLVINARDAMPTGGSLTVETTNRHLDNVFTTAYGTLLPGDYVELSVSDTGCGIPESLLGRVFDPFFTTKPIGQGTGLGLSMIYGFARQSHGHVTIHSEVGKGTTVSLFLPRFMGERIADVAVNPALLPFANAGETVLIVEDDPAVRVLVSVVLKELGYAFVEAGDANTAVPIIESDQRIDLLISDVGLPGMNGRQLAEIGRQLRPELKVLFITGYAEHAAVRGGFLDPGMQLITKPFTFDLLTAKVREMIKQ from the coding sequence GTGACCGGCCTTACTCCCGTCTCCGAGCGCGCAATCATCCTCGCGCCATTGGGCCGTGACGGCTCCCTGGCGCTGATGATGCTTAATGAAGCCGGCTACACCGGCATGGTTGCCGCTAACCTGACTGAACTCTGCCAAGCACTTGAGCAAGGCGCCGGCATGTTGGTGATTGCCGCCGAAGCCCTGCGCGGTGTGGATATGGAACCTCTGTTGCACTACCTGCACGAGCAGCCGGCCTGGTCCGACTTGCCCATCGTGCTGATGACCCACCATGGCGGCAGTGAACAGAACGGCTCATCCCACCTCAGCGGCCTGCTGGGCAACGTGACATTCCTGGAACGCCCTTTCCATCCGGTGACCTTGATCAGCCTGGTGAGCGCCGCGCTGCGTGGGCGACGCCGCCAATACGAGGCCCGTGACCGCCTGGTTGATTTGAGCGAGAGCGAACGGCGCCTGCAAAGCACCCTGGAGACCCTTGAGCAGCAGGTCGAAGAACGCACGGCGCAACTGCGCAATAACGAAGAAGCCCTGCGCCAGTCACAGAAAATGGAGGCTGTCGGCCAGTTGACCGGCGGTATCGCTCACGACTTCAACAACATGCTTACCGGCATTATCGGCAGCCTGGAGCTGCTGCGCAGGCGGGTTGCCCGTGGAAAACTGGACGATCTGGACAGCCTGATTGACCTGGGTGTGACGTCGGCCAACCGCGCCGCCGGCCTGACTCATCGACTGCTTGCCTTCTCACGCCGCCAGTCGCTGGACTCCAAGCCCGTAGAGATCAACCAGCTGGTCAGCTCCATGGGCGAACTGTTGCAACGCAGTATCAACGAAAGCATTGCCTTGGACATGCGCCTCACCGATGAACTGTGGACCGCCGAGGCCGACCCCAATCAGCTGGAGAGCGCCCTGCTCAACCTGGTGATCAACGCGCGCGATGCCATGCCCACGGGTGGCAGCCTCACCGTGGAGACCACCAATCGCCACCTGGACAACGTGTTCACCACCGCCTATGGCACCTTGCTGCCCGGCGATTACGTGGAGCTGAGCGTCAGTGACACCGGCTGCGGTATTCCGGAAAGCTTGCTGGGCCGTGTCTTCGACCCGTTCTTCACCACTAAGCCGATCGGCCAGGGCACCGGCCTGGGCCTGTCGATGATCTACGGCTTTGCCCGGCAATCCCATGGGCATGTGACCATCCACAGTGAGGTTGGCAAGGGCACCACTGTCAGCCTGTTCCTGCCGCGTTTTATGGGTGAACGCATCGCGGACGTTGCCGTCAACCCGGCACTGCTGCCGTTCGCCAATGCAGGCGAGACCGTCTTGATTGTCGAGGATGATCCGGCCGTGCGCGTACTGGTCAGCGTGGTGCTCAAGGAGTTGGGCTATGCCTTTGTCGAGGCGGGTGATGCCAACACAGCTGTGCCGATTATCGAGTCAGATCAGCGCATTGACTTGTTGATCAGTGATGTGGGCTTGCCCGGCATGAACGGGCGGCAACTGGCAGAAATCGGCCGGCAATTGCGCCCGGAACTGAAGGTATTGTTTATCACTGGCTACGCTGAGCACGCGGCGGTGCGCGGCGGGTTCCTGGACCCGGGGATGCAGCTGATCACCAAGCCGTTCACCTTCGACCTGCTGACGGCCAAGGTGCGCGAGATGATCAAGCAATAG
- a CDS encoding DUF1254 domain-containing protein, which yields MIGKPTRLLLASLSILMSTGAWADFTATPTEARAIAKEAYLYGYPVVEMYKTLYTQAVDKGGANYKAPFNHIGNTAQVFTPRDTAFVTPNADTPYSFVWMDLRKEPLVLTLPKVEDNRYYSVQLIDLYTQNIAYLGTRSTGNNGGHYMIAGPDWKGQQPVDIDRVIYSESNIAYALYRTQLFDEKDLNKVKQIQNGYKVQPLSAYVKQPAPAKVAKIEWPKPMATMTEGPQLFRYLNFMLAFAAPQDSEKDLMARFAKIGIAPGAPFKVKDLTAEQRKALEDGIADGRAEFAAFKKDKVDTHQVTSSDLFGSRDRLKNNYLYRYAGANLGIFGNSTDEAIYMSYFVDSEGKPANGARHSYTVHFAKDQLPPAEAFWSLTMYDAKTKLLAPNLKKRYLINSAMLPNLKRDADGGLTLALQHHEPPKAEQSNWLPAPPGPFYAVLRIYLPKPEVGNGQWKLPPLTPLK from the coding sequence ATGATTGGAAAACCGACGCGCCTGCTGTTGGCGAGCCTCTCGATACTCATGAGCACCGGCGCCTGGGCCGACTTCACGGCGACCCCGACTGAAGCCCGGGCCATTGCCAAGGAAGCCTACCTGTATGGCTACCCGGTGGTGGAAATGTACAAGACGCTCTACACCCAGGCCGTCGACAAAGGCGGCGCCAACTACAAGGCACCGTTCAACCATATCGGCAATACCGCCCAAGTGTTCACGCCCAGGGACACCGCCTTCGTCACTCCAAACGCGGATACGCCCTACTCCTTTGTGTGGATGGACCTGCGCAAAGAGCCGTTGGTGCTGACCCTGCCCAAGGTCGAAGACAACCGTTACTACTCGGTGCAGTTGATCGACCTCTATACCCAGAACATCGCCTACCTGGGCACCCGCAGCACCGGCAACAATGGCGGCCACTACATGATTGCGGGACCGGACTGGAAAGGCCAGCAACCGGTCGACATCGACCGCGTGATCTACAGCGAAAGCAACATCGCCTACGCCCTGTACCGCACGCAGTTGTTCGATGAAAAGGACCTGAACAAGGTCAAGCAGATCCAGAATGGCTACAAAGTGCAGCCGCTGAGCGCCTACGTGAAGCAGCCTGCGCCGGCCAAGGTGGCGAAGATCGAATGGCCCAAACCCATGGCGACCATGACCGAAGGCCCGCAGCTGTTTCGTTACCTGAACTTCATGCTGGCCTTTGCCGCGCCCCAGGACAGCGAAAAAGACCTGATGGCGCGCTTTGCCAAGATCGGCATCGCCCCGGGCGCGCCCTTCAAGGTCAAGGACCTGACCGCTGAGCAGCGCAAAGCCCTGGAAGACGGGATCGCCGATGGCCGGGCCGAGTTCGCTGCGTTCAAAAAAGACAAGGTCGACACTCACCAAGTCACCAGCAGCGACCTGTTCGGCAGCCGTGACCGCCTGAAAAACAACTACCTGTACCGCTACGCCGGCGCCAACCTGGGCATTTTCGGCAACTCCACCGACGAAGCCATCTACATGAGCTACTTCGTCGACAGCGAAGGCAAACCGGCCAACGGCGCACGCCACAGCTACACCGTGCACTTTGCCAAGGACCAACTGCCACCGGCCGAGGCGTTCTGGTCACTGACCATGTACGACGCCAAGACCAAACTGTTGGCGCCCAACCTCAAGAAGCGCTACCTGATCAACTCTGCGATGCTGCCCAACCTCAAGCGGGACGCCGACGGCGGCCTGACCTTGGCCTTGCAGCACCACGAACCGCCAAAAGCCGAACAGAGCAACTGGTTGCCGGCCCCGCCCGGTCCGTTTTACGCCGTACTGCGGATTTACCTGCCCAAGCCTGAGGTGGGTAATGGTCAATGGAAGCTGCCGCCACTGACACCGCTCAAGTAA
- a CDS encoding hybrid sensor histidine kinase/response regulator — protein sequence MLSTVQAKLLIVDDLPENLLALEALIKREDRQVFKALSADEALSLLLEHEFAMAILDVQMPGMNGFELAELMRGTEKTKNIPIVFVSAAGRELNYAFKGYESGAVDFLHKPLDIHAVKSKVNVFVDLYRQSKAMKQQVEALERSRREQELLLTRLQATQAELEQAVRMRDDFMSIVAHEVRTPLNGLILETQLRKMHLARDNAAAFTLDKMHAMVDRDERQIQSLIRLIEDMLDVSRIRTGKLSIRPARFDLAQLVRNMVQNFAPQVASAGSTMHLVADEPVEGNWDEFRIEQVVTNLLTNALRYGAKSPVDVRVYTEHGEARVEVRDRGIGISADNQKRIFQQFERVSASHVAAGLGLGLFISEQIVTAHGGTIEVESQIGEGALFRVCLPLGEPQ from the coding sequence ATGTTAAGTACTGTCCAGGCCAAACTGCTGATCGTCGACGATCTGCCGGAAAACCTGCTGGCCCTCGAAGCGCTGATCAAGCGCGAGGATCGCCAGGTCTTCAAGGCATTGAGCGCCGACGAGGCCTTGTCACTGTTGCTGGAGCATGAGTTCGCCATGGCGATTCTCGATGTGCAGATGCCCGGCATGAACGGTTTCGAGCTGGCCGAACTGATGCGCGGCACCGAAAAGACCAAGAACATCCCGATTGTGTTCGTCAGCGCCGCCGGCCGCGAACTCAACTACGCCTTCAAAGGCTATGAGAGCGGCGCGGTGGATTTCTTGCACAAGCCGCTGGATATCCACGCGGTGAAGAGCAAGGTCAATGTGTTCGTCGACCTGTACCGCCAGAGCAAGGCCATGAAACAGCAGGTCGAAGCCCTGGAGCGCAGCCGCCGCGAGCAGGAGCTGCTGCTGACGCGCCTGCAGGCCACCCAGGCCGAGCTTGAGCAGGCCGTGCGCATGCGTGACGACTTCATGTCGATCGTCGCCCACGAAGTGCGTACACCGCTTAACGGACTGATTTTGGAGACCCAGCTGCGCAAGATGCACCTGGCACGGGATAACGCCGCCGCGTTTACGCTGGACAAGATGCACGCCATGGTCGACCGCGATGAGCGCCAGATCCAGAGCCTGATCCGCCTGATCGAAGACATGCTCGACGTGTCGCGCATTCGCACCGGCAAACTGTCGATCCGTCCGGCGCGCTTTGACTTGGCGCAGCTGGTGCGCAACATGGTGCAAAACTTCGCCCCGCAAGTGGCATCCGCCGGCTCAACCATGCACCTGGTGGCCGATGAACCGGTGGAGGGCAACTGGGATGAGTTCCGCATTGAGCAAGTGGTCACTAACCTGCTGACCAACGCTTTGCGTTATGGGGCCAAAAGCCCGGTGGATGTGCGGGTGTACACCGAACACGGTGAGGCACGGGTCGAGGTGCGCGACCGTGGCATTGGCATCAGCGCAGACAACCAGAAGCGTATTTTTCAGCAATTCGAACGTGTTTCGGCCAGCCATGTCGCAGCAGGCCTGGGCCTGGGCTTGTTTATTTCCGAGCAGATCGTGACCGCCCATGGCGGCACCATCGAGGTCGAAAGCCAGATAGGCGAGGGTGCGTTGTTCAGGGTGTGCCTGCCGCTTGGCGAGCCGCAATGA